The following are from one region of the Myxocyprinus asiaticus isolate MX2 ecotype Aquarium Trade chromosome 2, UBuf_Myxa_2, whole genome shotgun sequence genome:
- the LOC127416743 gene encoding uncharacterized protein LOC127416743, whose protein sequence is MYVGWDADRFRVSHLQYSLLKPFLQQVSRAYTTCAKYLQKKLPLHSKTLQCLSAMDPVVRGQSQTGFELKKLTQMMSHMLPPDAATHQEILQYSVDQTLPTFKEGDDVVTWWVSVFETGKYPRLCQAVKAAMSIFHGPLVESSFNLMGDIIDPRSTSMNIATFSAIQTVKYTLQSRKQCAIEMFSRDDVKFGTVDRRLCSNINSAGTRDKAQRQKNLLRVRERRMEFDCQPSTNAAEKRLEDEEEENVARKRHIAKQQKQALERLVQAKRLNK, encoded by the exons ATGTATGTGGGATGGGATGCTGATCGATTCAGAGTGTCACATCTACAATACTCT CTGCTGAAGCCATTCCTTCAACAAGTCTCCAGGGCATACACTACATGTGCCAAATACCTGCAGAAAAAGTTGCCTTTGCACAGCAAGACCCTGCAgtgtttgtctgccatggatCCAGTTGTGAGAGGGCAATCTCAGACTGGGTTTGAACTGAAGAAGCTCACACAAATGATGAGTCACATGCTGCCACCTGATGCTGCCACTCACCAGGAGATTCTTCAGTATAGTGTGGACCAAACCCTGCCCACTTTCAAAGAGGGAGATGATGTTGTGACATGGTGGGTCTCTGTCTTTGAAACAGGAAAATATCCACGCCTGTGCCAAGCTGTAAAAGCTGCCATGTCCATCTTCCATGGTCCCTTGGTGGAATCGTCTTTCAATCTGATGGGCGACATCATAGACCCCAGAAGCACCAGCATGAACATTGCTACATTTAGTGCCATCCAGACTGTGAAATACACTTTGCAGTCCAGGAAGCAGTGTGCCATAGAGATGTTCAGTAGGGATGATGTTAAGTTTGGGACAGTAGACAGGCGGCTGTGCAGCAACATCAATTCGGCAGGAACAAGAGACAAGGCCCAGCGACAAAAGAATTTGCTCAGAGTCCGAGAGAGGAGGATGGAGTTTGACTGCCAGCCATCTACAAATGCTGCAGAGAAAAGGCTTGAAGacgaagaggaagaaaatgttgcAAGAAAGAGGCATATTGCTAAGCAGCAAAAACAGGCACTTGAAAGACTTGTGCAAGCCAAaagactgaataaataa